The DNA sequence TTTTGACGGATGTAATGAATATCAACCATTTGGGATGGTTTTTGCACTTCATTTAATAGATCCATTTTCCCTTTTTCTAATAGATTGTGCTCGAGTTCAAAGGAATTATCGAAATGATCCTCAATGGCACGCTTGCCTTTTCCGGTTACGATAATGATATCTTCAATTCCGGATTCTACGGCTTCTTCGACAATATATTGGATAGTTGGTTTATCAACTATCGGCAACATTTCTTTCGGCATGGCTTTGGTTGCTGGTAAGAAACGGGTTCCGAGTCCCGCTGCGGGTATTATGGCTTTTCTTACTCTCATAATGTTTGACTCCCCTCTAATCTCTTTATTTCGCTAGGGAAACTAACTTCTTGGCTTCCACTCGATTATTTGCTAAGTCCAATAATCGTTTCCTCAACACTTGGGTATCCATATCGACATTCTCAATGATCTCATAAATTTCATGAATATATAAGTTTGAAGTCTTTCCAATATAGATCTTCGGATACACCTGATGATCATGGACTTCGTTTTCATTCAATAGTTCTTCAAACAGCTTCTCGCCTGGACGAATCCCGCTAAAGTGAATGGGAATCTCATCCTCGGTATAACCGGATAGACGAATTAAATTTCTGGCCAAATCGACGATTTTCACGGGCTCGCCCATATCCAATACGAAGATCTCTCCGCCTTCGGCGAGAGCCCCGGCTTGGAGAACGAGTCGAGAGGCTTCCGGGATGGTCATGAAGTAGCGCTTCATCTCGGGATCGGTGACGGTGACTGGTCCGCCTTTTTTGATTTGTTCTTTAAACAACGGAATGACGCTTCCTCGACTGCCTAATACATTCCCGAATCTTACGGCGACAAAACGCGTATCACTTCGTTTATCGAGATCCTGAATAATCATCTCGGCCAATCGTTTCGTCGAACCCATGACATTGGTCGGGTTCACGGCTTTATCCGTGGAGATCATGACAAAGGTTTCAACGTGATGTACATCCGCGGCATCCGCGACATTTTTCGTTCCGATGATGTTGTTCTTCACAGCTTCTTCCGGATTACGCTCCATTAGCGGAACGTGCTTATGCGCAGCGGCATGAAATACGACATGAGGCTGGTGTTTCCCCATGATGTGAAACATCTTTTCTCGATCTTGGACATCGGCAATTTCGGTTATGTATTCTACGTCGTTGACGTTATTGGCCTTTAACTCCAATTCAATGGAATGAATGCTGTTTTCTCCATGTCCAAGCAAAATTAAGGTTCTCGGTTTGAATTTCGATACCTGACGACAGACCTCAGATCCAATGGATCCCCCGGCTCCGGTAACGAGGATAACATTCCCGGTGAGGTATTCAGCTATCGAATCTGAATCGAGCTGCACGGGTTCTCTTCCAAGTAAATCTTCGACCTGGACATCCCGGAAATCACTCACAGCGACTTTCCCGGTCATAAGGTCTTCAATCATCGGAACAATTTGGGTTTTGGCGCGGGTTTTATTGGCTTCCCCCACGATCAGATTCAATTCTTTTTTATTTAAAGAAGGAATGGCAATGATGATATTATCGACTTCCAACTCTTTCACTACGGTTTCGATCTGTTCCCGTCCACCCATGACTGGTAGACCCAAGATCTCAAGTTTATGTTTGGTAGGGTCATCATCTATAAAAGCGACCGGATAAAGCTCGGCGTTCGGATTTTGCTTCAGCTGTCTGGCGATCATCGTCCCCGCTGCACCGGCTCCGACGATCAGAGCTCTCTTTTTGTGACTGTTATCCACTTTGGACACATGACTATCTCGATACAATCTCCAAGAAAAACGAACGCCACCGATGAAGATGATATGCATCATCCAAGTGATGATCATGGCCCGATAGTACAACTCTTGAACGAGAGCAAATTG is a window from the Ammoniphilus sp. CFH 90114 genome containing:
- a CDS encoding nucleoside-diphosphate sugar epimerase/dehydratase, translated to MTYQKRLLTLILIDSIIVLSSIYVSHYILVPKERPGLVIAVSSLVLFFSHHYFASRYKLYKRVWKYASVGELISVFKGVTFSILIALLVQFALVQELYYRAMIITWMMHIIFIGGVRFSWRLYRDSHVSKVDNSHKKRALIVGAGAAGTMIARQLKQNPNAELYPVAFIDDDPTKHKLEILGLPVMGGREQIETVVKELEVDNIIIAIPSLNKKELNLIVGEANKTRAKTQIVPMIEDLMTGKVAVSDFRDVQVEDLLGREPVQLDSDSIAEYLTGNVILVTGAGGSIGSEVCRQVSKFKPRTLILLGHGENSIHSIELELKANNVNDVEYITEIADVQDREKMFHIMGKHQPHVVFHAAAHKHVPLMERNPEEAVKNNIIGTKNVADAADVHHVETFVMISTDKAVNPTNVMGSTKRLAEMIIQDLDKRSDTRFVAVRFGNVLGSRGSVIPLFKEQIKKGGPVTVTDPEMKRYFMTIPEASRLVLQAGALAEGGEIFVLDMGEPVKIVDLARNLIRLSGYTEDEIPIHFSGIRPGEKLFEELLNENEVHDHQVYPKIYIGKTSNLYIHEIYEIIENVDMDTQVLRKRLLDLANNRVEAKKLVSLAK